From the Synechococcus sp. HK01-R genome, one window contains:
- a CDS encoding HU family DNA-binding protein, giving the protein MNKADLVNLVAARTELTKTDVSLVVDAAIETIIDSVVEGKKVSILGFGSFEPRERSARQGLNPKTGEKIKIPAKRVPAFTAGKMFKDRVQG; this is encoded by the coding sequence ATGAACAAAGCTGACCTCGTCAACCTCGTTGCCGCTCGCACCGAGCTGACCAAGACCGACGTCTCCCTGGTGGTCGACGCCGCCATCGAAACCATCATCGATTCCGTTGTTGAAGGCAAGAAGGTCTCCATCCTCGGTTTCGGCTCCTTCGAGCCCCGCGAGCGTTCCGCCCGTCAGGGTCTGAACCCCAAGACCGGCGAAAAGATCAAGATTCCCGCCAAGCGCGTTCCCGCCTTCACCGCCGGCAAGATGTTCAAGGATCGCGTCCAGGGCTGA
- a CDS encoding MBL fold metallo-hydrolase: MPLPSVLESGRPPQQILPFLWLFPPNRDCRGGSAWWLDSDPEPVLIDCPPLTESSLKALQELAAGRTPRIVLTSREGHGRVRRLQEHLGWPVLVQEQEAYLLPGVDPLETFADTHTTAAGLRLLWTPGPSPGSCVLHAPPPWDLLFCGRLLIPVAVGQLAPLRHRRSFHWPRQQRSLERLRDWIPPDQRPALASGAGLGALRGERLSPWESWMPSSPTAGFADLPS, encoded by the coding sequence ATGCCTCTTCCCTCGGTTCTGGAATCAGGACGTCCGCCGCAGCAGATCCTCCCCTTCCTATGGCTGTTTCCCCCCAATCGCGACTGTCGCGGGGGCTCCGCCTGGTGGCTTGACAGCGATCCGGAGCCGGTCTTGATCGACTGCCCGCCCCTGACCGAAAGCAGCCTCAAGGCCCTGCAGGAGCTGGCGGCAGGCCGTACACCCCGAATCGTTCTCACCAGTCGAGAGGGCCATGGGCGCGTGCGACGCCTGCAGGAACACCTGGGCTGGCCGGTGCTGGTGCAGGAACAGGAGGCCTATCTGCTGCCAGGCGTCGATCCGCTCGAGACTTTCGCAGACACGCACACCACCGCGGCAGGCCTGCGCCTGCTCTGGACGCCTGGCCCCTCTCCCGGCAGCTGCGTGTTGCATGCTCCACCCCCTTGGGACCTGCTGTTCTGTGGCCGTTTGCTCATCCCTGTGGCAGTGGGTCAGCTGGCCCCATTGCGCCATCGCCGCAGCTTCCACTGGCCGCGTCAGCAGCGCAGCCTCGAGCGACTGCGCGATTGGATTCCTCCAGATCAAAGGCCAGCACTGGCATCTGGCGCTGGGCTTGGCGCCCTGCGCGGCGAGCGACTCAGCCCCTGGGAGAGCTGGATGCCCTCAAGCCCAACGGCAGGTTTCGCAGACCTACCGTCGTAA
- a CDS encoding glycogen-debranching protein, with protein MSTIQRGRPWPLGSSLTSGGVNFSLAAPAANRVELLLFADGDAPQPERIIDLGPEHRSGDYWHVEVEGLRAGACYGYRVFGPLEPGGHGFRPAKVVLDPCARAISGWGVYRRAAATGAPPNTDCCLKAVVCERDAFDFNAHPRPRHPWNRTVIYELHVGGFTRRSDSGVAPERRGTLRGVIDKLPYLKDLGVTAIELLPIQAFDPQDAPIGRDNIWGYSPLSWFAPHHGYIDGNDPLQARQQVRELVAACHDAGLEVLLDVVYNHTTEGNHHGPTLSWRGVGDRLYYHQNAKGDYLDVSGCGNSIAANRPLARQLILESMRCWAIELGIDGFRFDLGIALSRGEGLKPLDHPPLFEAIEADPLLSDLKLVSEPWDCGGLYRLSDFPAERIGAWNGRFRDDVRSFWKGDENSTWKIGQRMRGSPDLNGGRPLTLGRSVNFITAHDGFTLMDLVSFNGKHNLANGEDNRDGENHNSSWNHGVEGPSSDRAVTALRRRQQRNLLTSLLLSRGVPMLLMGDEVGRSQGGNNNTWCQDSPLSWMIWGDDHCDRDLQTYVRRLLRLRQQMEDLINPSQPIAESPLPRSGDPDQLWRQWHGVELGKPDWASWSHCLAASLQRGTRGAVLWIGFNSYFKAMHFDLPEPASPWHRLIDTALPAGDDLPERPESWSPSGVPLEARSLVVMVAREMLSPLS; from the coding sequence TTGAGCACGATCCAGCGCGGCAGACCCTGGCCCCTGGGCAGTTCGCTCACGTCTGGAGGGGTGAACTTTTCCCTGGCGGCACCGGCGGCCAACCGGGTGGAGCTGTTGCTGTTCGCCGATGGCGATGCCCCCCAGCCCGAGCGCATTATTGACCTTGGCCCCGAGCATCGCTCCGGTGATTACTGGCATGTGGAGGTGGAGGGCCTGCGGGCCGGTGCCTGTTATGGCTACCGGGTGTTCGGTCCGCTGGAGCCGGGTGGCCACGGCTTCCGTCCCGCCAAGGTGGTGCTGGACCCATGCGCGCGGGCGATCAGCGGCTGGGGTGTCTATCGCCGGGCTGCGGCGACGGGCGCTCCCCCCAACACCGACTGCTGCTTGAAGGCGGTGGTGTGCGAGCGGGATGCCTTTGATTTCAATGCCCATCCCAGGCCACGCCACCCCTGGAATCGCACCGTCATTTACGAGCTGCATGTGGGTGGCTTTACCCGCCGCAGTGACAGCGGCGTCGCCCCTGAGCGTCGGGGCACGTTGAGAGGGGTGATCGACAAACTTCCTTATCTCAAGGATCTGGGGGTCACAGCGATCGAACTGCTGCCGATCCAGGCCTTTGATCCCCAGGACGCTCCGATCGGTCGCGACAACATTTGGGGATACAGCCCCCTGAGCTGGTTCGCTCCTCACCACGGCTACATCGACGGAAACGATCCGCTTCAAGCTCGACAGCAGGTGCGAGAGCTCGTGGCCGCTTGCCACGATGCCGGCCTCGAGGTGCTCCTGGATGTGGTCTACAACCACACCACGGAGGGCAATCACCATGGCCCCACGCTCAGCTGGCGGGGCGTGGGTGATCGTCTCTACTACCACCAGAACGCCAAAGGCGATTACCTCGATGTGAGCGGGTGCGGCAACAGCATTGCCGCCAATCGCCCCCTGGCTCGGCAGCTGATCCTCGAGTCGATGCGCTGCTGGGCAATCGAGCTGGGGATTGACGGCTTCCGCTTTGATCTCGGTATCGCTTTGAGTCGTGGGGAGGGGCTCAAGCCCCTCGACCATCCGCCCCTGTTTGAGGCGATCGAAGCCGATCCGCTCCTCAGTGATCTCAAGTTGGTGAGCGAACCCTGGGATTGTGGCGGCCTTTATCGGCTCAGCGACTTCCCGGCGGAGCGGATCGGAGCCTGGAACGGACGCTTCCGCGATGACGTTCGCAGCTTCTGGAAGGGAGATGAAAACAGCACCTGGAAGATCGGTCAGCGAATGCGCGGTAGTCCGGATCTGAACGGTGGTCGGCCCCTGACCCTGGGGCGGTCGGTGAATTTCATCACCGCCCATGACGGTTTCACCCTGATGGATCTGGTGAGTTTCAACGGCAAGCACAACCTCGCAAATGGGGAGGACAACCGCGATGGCGAAAACCACAACAGCAGTTGGAATCACGGGGTGGAAGGCCCAAGCAGCGATCGGGCGGTGACCGCCCTGCGCCGCCGTCAACAGCGCAACCTGCTCACGTCTCTGCTGCTCAGTCGGGGTGTGCCGATGCTTCTGATGGGCGATGAAGTGGGGCGTAGTCAGGGGGGCAACAACAACACCTGGTGTCAGGACAGCCCCCTGAGCTGGATGATCTGGGGCGATGACCATTGCGATCGGGATCTGCAGACCTATGTGCGGCGTTTGCTGCGCCTGCGTCAGCAGATGGAGGATTTGATCAACCCAAGCCAGCCGATCGCTGAATCACCGTTGCCGCGGTCCGGTGATCCTGATCAGCTGTGGCGCCAGTGGCACGGGGTGGAACTGGGCAAGCCCGACTGGGCCAGCTGGTCCCATTGTCTGGCCGCCAGCCTGCAGCGCGGTACCCGCGGCGCGGTGCTCTGGATTGGCTTCAACAGCTACTTCAAGGCGATGCATTTCGATCTGCCTGAACCGGCCTCCCCCTGGCATCGCCTCATCGACACCGCCCTGCCAGCAGGAGATGACCTGCCCGAGCGACCGGAGAGCTGGAGTCCCTCCGGGGTGCCCCTGGAGGCGCGCAGCCTGGTGGTGATGGTGGCCAGGGAGATGCTCAGCCCGCTCAGCTGA
- a CDS encoding helix-turn-helix domain-containing protein translates to MAPSRLSDRQKQELVERYRAGESSAQLAEAFGCSPNTVSRTVRSALTPEEYEALKKGRGGRPFLKVSTPTLAPPAEDTPSAEVSAEEDPASLALDDADDFADDPDPGDDLEPGDPDSGSEPEQEFHTVAVLTDQIPADPGLPAECRPIGPGVLPESVYMLVDKLVELDPRPLSDFPELGAIASEDQERQSLALFASPRTAKRQCGRNQRVIKIPDSQVFERTTSYLVARGITRLVLDGSLIALDA, encoded by the coding sequence ATGGCGCCTAGCCGGCTCAGCGACAGGCAAAAACAGGAGCTGGTGGAGCGCTATCGCGCTGGCGAGAGCAGTGCTCAGCTTGCCGAGGCGTTCGGTTGCAGCCCCAACACCGTAAGCCGCACGGTTCGGAGCGCGCTCACTCCTGAGGAGTACGAAGCCCTCAAGAAGGGGCGGGGGGGGCGTCCCTTCTTGAAGGTTTCAACGCCGACGCTGGCTCCACCTGCCGAAGACACGCCAAGTGCTGAAGTCTCAGCAGAGGAGGATCCCGCCAGCCTGGCCCTCGATGATGCCGACGATTTCGCCGATGATCCCGATCCTGGCGACGACCTCGAGCCAGGGGACCCTGATTCCGGCAGCGAGCCCGAGCAGGAATTCCATACGGTGGCTGTCCTCACCGATCAGATCCCCGCGGATCCTGGTCTCCCGGCCGAGTGCCGTCCGATCGGCCCTGGCGTGCTTCCGGAGAGCGTCTACATGCTGGTGGACAAGCTGGTGGAGCTGGATCCCAGGCCCCTCAGTGATTTCCCCGAGCTCGGCGCGATCGCCAGTGAAGATCAGGAACGGCAGTCTCTGGCCCTGTTCGCCAGTCCCCGTACTGCCAAGCGGCAGTGCGGTCGCAATCAGCGCGTGATCAAAATTCCCGACAGCCAGGTGTTCGAACGCACCACCTCTTATCTCGTCGCTCGGGGCATCACCAGGCTTGTGCTGGATGGGTCACTGATCGCTCTCGACGCCTGA
- the rsmI gene encoding 16S rRNA (cytidine(1402)-2'-O)-methyltransferase: MKQRAEPDAGVLYVVGTPIGHLGDLSPRAKALLLAVDTIACEDTRHSGQLLSSLGSTARRCSFHQHNTRTRLPQLLAELEQGRSVAVISDAGLPGISDPGEELVAAARAAGHDVICIPGPCAATTALVSSGLPSARFCFEGFLPAKGRERRERLQQISEQPCTSVLYEAPHRLLQLLDELEELCGPQRPLQVARELTKRHEQQVGPTVEAARLHFHALAPQGEFTLVLGGAPAPRKETHDDQYWRDQLQVLIASGLSANAAAKQLASGGDRSKRELYALLHQEEPPSSTGHSSSTAIPERSDCAQSDRD; the protein is encoded by the coding sequence GTGAAGCAGCGGGCTGAACCGGATGCCGGAGTGCTCTACGTGGTGGGCACACCGATCGGACATCTCGGGGATCTCTCGCCTCGAGCCAAGGCGCTGCTGCTGGCCGTTGACACCATTGCCTGCGAAGACACCCGCCACAGCGGCCAGCTGCTGAGCAGTCTTGGATCGACAGCCCGCCGCTGCAGCTTTCATCAACACAACACCCGCACGCGCCTGCCCCAGCTGCTGGCAGAACTGGAGCAGGGCCGAAGCGTGGCGGTGATCAGTGATGCGGGCTTACCGGGCATCAGCGACCCGGGCGAGGAGCTGGTCGCCGCCGCGCGCGCCGCCGGGCATGACGTGATTTGCATCCCTGGCCCCTGCGCGGCAACAACCGCCCTTGTGAGCAGCGGCCTGCCCAGCGCCAGGTTCTGCTTTGAGGGTTTTCTGCCCGCCAAGGGGCGGGAACGACGGGAGCGGCTGCAGCAGATCAGCGAGCAACCGTGCACCAGCGTTCTCTACGAAGCGCCGCATCGCCTGTTGCAGCTCCTGGATGAGCTCGAAGAACTCTGCGGCCCGCAACGGCCGCTGCAGGTGGCAAGGGAACTGACCAAACGCCATGAACAACAGGTGGGCCCCACCGTGGAAGCAGCACGTCTGCACTTTCATGCCCTGGCGCCCCAGGGGGAGTTCACCCTGGTGCTGGGAGGCGCGCCCGCGCCACGCAAGGAGACGCATGATGACCAGTACTGGCGCGACCAATTGCAGGTGTTGATTGCAAGCGGTCTCAGCGCCAATGCCGCCGCCAAACAACTAGCCAGCGGCGGTGACCGCTCCAAGCGGGAGCTCTATGCCCTGCTGCACCAGGAGGAGCCCCCAAGCTCGACAGGCCACTCGAGCTCAACAGCCATCCCCGAGCGATCAGACTGTGCGCAGAGCGATCGGGACTGA
- a CDS encoding 3'(2'),5'-bisphosphate nucleotidase CysQ — MMPSPLTLPAGIDQEALLQALRPLCWGAADILRAYARGEQPPHGFPKALSVDDGGEGPVSAADLAVNKWLLDGLSAAFPDADWTLLSEETAKEQLTEGQPVPAEWLWILDPLDGTKDFLQGTGEYAVHLALVRDKRPVVGVVLLPEADELWIGIVGEGAWCEDRQAERSPVRFSDRTAVSDLILVASRSHRDDRLVRLIEAFELGGSKAVGSVGFKVATILRGETDLYISLSGRSAPKDWDMAAPEAVLLAAGGAFTHADARALGYNTGDVRQAGCLIASHGKAHAALCEQATWAMASIDPGFQV; from the coding sequence ATGATGCCGAGCCCCCTGACCTTGCCCGCCGGGATCGATCAGGAGGCCCTGTTGCAGGCCCTGCGTCCCCTCTGCTGGGGAGCCGCTGACATCCTGCGGGCCTATGCCCGCGGCGAGCAGCCCCCGCATGGTTTTCCCAAGGCGTTGAGTGTTGATGACGGCGGGGAGGGCCCGGTGTCTGCGGCTGACCTCGCCGTGAACAAGTGGTTGCTGGACGGTCTGTCCGCCGCGTTCCCCGATGCCGATTGGACGCTGCTCAGTGAGGAGACCGCTAAAGAGCAGCTCACGGAGGGGCAACCTGTGCCGGCCGAATGGCTGTGGATTCTCGATCCCCTGGATGGCACCAAGGATTTTCTGCAGGGCACAGGCGAATACGCCGTTCATCTGGCTCTGGTGCGCGACAAGCGGCCGGTCGTTGGTGTTGTATTGCTGCCGGAAGCTGATGAGCTGTGGATCGGCATTGTTGGTGAGGGTGCCTGGTGTGAAGACCGTCAGGCTGAGCGGTCACCGGTGCGTTTCAGCGACAGAACCGCGGTTTCGGATCTGATCTTGGTGGCCAGCCGCAGCCACCGCGATGACCGTCTGGTCAGGTTGATTGAGGCCTTCGAGCTCGGCGGTTCCAAAGCCGTGGGCAGCGTTGGCTTCAAGGTGGCCACGATCCTGAGAGGCGAAACCGATCTCTACATCTCCCTGTCCGGTCGGAGTGCCCCCAAGGACTGGGACATGGCGGCTCCCGAGGCCGTCTTGCTGGCCGCTGGTGGCGCTTTCACGCACGCCGATGCTCGTGCCCTCGGCTACAACACGGGCGACGTGCGTCAGGCCGGCTGCCTGATCGCCAGCCATGGGAAAGCCCATGCCGCGCTTTGTGAGCAGGCGACATGGGCGATGGCCTCGATTGATCCTGGCTTTCAGGTCTGA